cttccagaggtcctgcattcaattcccagcaaccacatggtggctcacagccatctataatgtgatctgatgccttcttctggtttgcaattgtacatgcaggcagagcactgtatacataataaataaaaaaaacttaaaaaaaaaaagtggtttccTTAGGCATACCAacaatgaatgagaaaaatattacattttctatGTTCTAAGCCCAGAgggaaggtttttgtttggttggttggttgcttgcttttggatttttgagaccgggtttctgtgtgtagccctgattaTCCTGGACtccgtgctttgtagaccaggctggcctcgaactcacagagatctgcctgcctctgcttcccgagggctgagattaaagggtgtgtgcaccaccatgcccagcctgggtttttgttttgtttttgaagacagaatttctttgtgtagccctggttatcctggaactcactctgcagaccaggctagcctcgaactaaagagatccacctgccccaaGTGATGGagttgaaggcgtgcaccaccaccgcccagcttgagGTACATATTTTCCTTAAGAGTAGATTCAGAATGTCAAGTAATTCCATTGACTTAACATTTTAAGATCCTGTTACACGCTAATATTAATAATGCTGAAGGAAGCAAGGCATGCTGGCACGTTCCTACAGTCCTGGTACTTGAGATGGCAAGACAGCAGGCTCTAGATTTCAACATCATTCTTGACCATTAATCACATTCAatgccagcatggtctacaagaGGCCCTAATAttaagacagacacacaaacagaactGTTGATTTGCATTAAGATAATAGCTTATGGAAAATGTAGGAGCCTAAATTTTTAAATAGCAGATTTCAACAACTACCATTTCTCCATCATAAGTGAGACACTCCTGGAAAACTCGGTCTAAGAAGACACTGGTCATGGTCGCCGTTCCATAGCGGGAGAGCTCTTCTTTACTGAGCATGCCATTGTGATCTTTATCAAGATTCAAATACTGACCTTGCAAAAAgataacagaaacagaaaatgatatTGTAGAAGACTAATGAAACTCAATAAATCCAAATCCCTCCCAAATACCCCTGACAACAGCGTTTGATTGCAAAATAAGACAAGAGCTGTTGTTCTGAACTGTGAAAGGATGGACTGCATTGTTCTACATATGCTCTACAAACTGCAGAAGAGAGTTCAGACATTAGTGATGGAGCAGGCACATCCCAGGAGCCTAGAGcagtcctttctttcctttttttttttttttttttttttaggtttttcaaaacagggtttctccgtgtaacagtcctggctgtcctggactcacttttgtagatcaggctggcctcgaactcacagcaatccacctgcctctgcctccccagtgctgggattaaaggcgtgcgccatcatgcctgactcTAGAGCAGTGAGCATTCTCTGGGGGTAAAGCAAGCAGCCCGGGTATACAATAGCTCTCGGGATATCGATCCCCTGGGAATGGGAAATGAAACCTTAGTAGTGGGTCCTACCATAGACCCTCAGGGCCGAAGGAGCAGAAAACCAATTTGTTTCTTGACTCTCTTTGGACAATTCCTCATCCCTTagctaaagaaatacaaaaatataattagaaaatagCGATTATCATGTGATAAAATaaggtagtttaaaaaaatatttacctcTAGTAAATCATCTAGGAAGCTGCATGCTAAAATATCTTGAATTTTGATCTTcccttaaaaaatacaaattcattTTGAGAACAAGTTATTTTCTAGAGGTGTTATTTTACAAAGTTATTTTACAGAATCATATAGTAGCTCTTAGGTTCCTTACATTTTGTTACAAAATTGAAACAGTGagaaaaatgcacacacaaaagcaaaatgaaataaaaatactccaaataacaaaaagagaaaacaaaccccaATAACCCACAAAACTCTACATTTCTACTCGTATGCCTCCAATGATAAGAAGCTAAGCAGTAAATTCCTACTATCATTTTGTTATCAGAGTGTACAAAAGCTTATGTCATATTTTTCCCAGATAGGGACAATACTGGTAATAAGGGGGTGGAGCTAGagagctcagctgttaaaggttaAGGCCACACTTCTCAAAGATGGTTTCTAGCACCTATGTCATCAAAGCCCAGCTTTCCAGCTTTCTTTTTGCCAAGTGTGGTgatgtactcctttaatcccagatactcaggagacaggcaagtAGATCTCTACGCGTTCacggtcagcctggactatacagtgaAACACCACCTTATTAATTAAAAGGGTATATCTAACTGAAAAATAGGGGGTTTTTATGAGTATACTGTTAAAAGCATATTTGCTAATCTTGCCACCACTTAAAAAGGAGAAATACATTATAGTTAAATGACTCTCAAATACAAATTTTTCATAAGAAGAGACTAATCATACAGCATGTCATACACCAGGCAGGAAATCATGTAACTATCTGTGGCTCCTTAGAATTGGAAGAGGTGACAGTGACTGCTCACCTAGGTCACACTTCAAGGGACAAAAGGAAACGTGTTTTTTCttatgagatagggtttcactatgtagctctggctgtcctggaactcaatctgtagacaaggctggccttgacctcacagagactgtctgcctctgtctctgcctccctggtgctgggactgctacaggcctgcaccaccatgcccagcgtgaAGGACATTATTAAGAGagtaggtgtggtggtttgaacaggaatggctcgcataggctcatatatttgaatgcttggtgaTTAGGGAATAGTGCtgcttgacagggattaggagttCTGGACGATCGCTACAGAAAGCAAATCATGTCTTGTACTCTTGCCCACTCTCTGAGACTTTCCAGATTATGTCACTGACTTTaagaacaaagagaaactgtggagaTTGGTCTAATAGTGAGAGAGTATGCAAGAGTAATATCCCAAAATTTAGGTTAGATATACGTTTTTCTTTTACCTGTTCTTAGAGGgtccaaaaagaagaagaacttcCTAACGGCAGTACAAACATAAAACGAGTAAAAGGATTTTTCCAACCCATCTAATTGTGGCAAAGTAGGAATAAGTTCCAGTATGTAGTTTTCTAAgtcctggaaacaaaacaaaatgttggtTAAATCTTCCCTTGTGACTTCCCTCTGTGACTGACTAGAAGCTGGAATTGTAAACTAAataaaaccctttctccctttaaGATTGCTTTGGTtagagtattttattacagcaaaagaaacaatattaGGACACCaagttaatatatttaaaactctCTGGTACACACATGTAGTCCCAATAttttggaggaggcagaggcaagaggatcactgcaagttcaaggccagcctagctacAAGGGCTGCAAAGTGAGACTTCGTCTCACAAAATCCAATGAAAAAATACAAGTCTCCTGGGGCGCTTTGTAtttaacaactttatttttcctcTAACTATTTTAAGCATATGCCTGGTAGACCAATGAGTTAAAGTTCATAAATGAACAGGTACCCCAAAGCTGCTTTCTAAAATGAGCTTTTCCCAGCTCCTCCTGGCCTTTATCTGCTTACCCTATTCCTTACTTTAtatcatcaaaataaaatttaggacTCAACTTTAGTTTCTATATTCCTTTTACCAGTATCCCATTTTCTATATTACACATCCAATCTACCAATAAGATGTgtatccctcccccaccccacccgaccgtctgtgtttccttctttcctttctttttagggtagtagaggtgaaggcagaatgtCCGAAACGTGTGCTGAAGACATCTGTTTTTAgctttgggggtggtggtggtgagacagggtctccctgtgtgcctcaggctggcctcaaatttatgaGTCATCAATCTCCTGTTTGGCCTTTGATGCTGAGCTCAACAAGCATGAGctcccatgcccagctttatttcCAGCTCCCTCTACAGCCACCAGCAGTCTTGGCCACTGTCATATTTTTACCTACACTACTATCATAGCTGCCTATTATTTCTGTCTCCATTTTatactcttaaaatctttcttaaCACATCCAGAGtagttgggcatggtagcacacggctttaatcccagcacttgggaggcagaggcaagcatatctctgtgagttcgaggtcagcctggtctacaaagttaggcAGTCGGggtaatacagagaaaccttgtctcaaaaagcctaaataaacaaacaaacaaacaaataaataatagtacATCCAGAGTGATCTTTAGAATTAGAAGCCATGGGCCAGGCAAGATGGtttagtggataaaggcacttacAGCCACGTCTGATGGCCTGAATTCGATTCCTAATTCCTttatgacagagagaaagaaccaACGCctataagttgttctctgacctccacactcacacgtaaaataataaaaaaccaaaaccaaaaacctgacaACTCACTGAAACTTTCACTGGCTTAAGAATCTCAGAATAAAATCTAAACTCCTCATTACAGCCAAAAGGGCTTAATATATGGTGGCCACTatctccttctctggcttcatCTGCCACGTCAGCATTTGTCTAGCCACACTGGCCTCCATTtctacagagacaggcagaggcaagagccATTTACTACAATGTTGGTCTGAATATTAACTATATACTGTCCTTGGGAGGGACAAAATGATGATCAAAATAGTTTACTCATTAGCTGTACTGATATTTATGCTCAACATGCCAACTCTCTTAATTAAGCTCTAAAAGAGGTCTCCatgttggagaaaaaaatataagccAAGAAGAAATATACCTACACAATTTACTGCCAAAATTACAGAAGTAGCATAGCCATATTGATCATGAGGTTTTAATCCCAATCATGGCCTGACCTAATGACATAATACCTAATAGGAAACAAATACCCTCTTGGTATCTTACCATGTCCCTCTAAACCTATGGGTAAAAACAACGCCATTttcacaggaaacaacttcctgaacagtacaccaacatcccaggccttaatgtcaacaattaataaatgggacctcatgaggctgagaagcttctgtaaggcaggagacactgtcaagagaacaaagcgacagcctacagaatggaaaaagatcttcaccaacccttcatctgataaaggtttaatatccaaaatatataaagaactcaagaaattaaacaccacaaaaccaaacaacccagttgcgaaatggggcttggaacttaacagagaattctcaacagaggaatatcaaatggccgagaaacacttaaagaaatgctcatcctcgttagtcatcagagaaatgcaaatcaaaacgacactgagattccatcttacacccatcagaatggctaagatcaaaaactcaaatgacaccacatgttggcaaggatgtggagagagaggaacacttcttcattgctggtgggaatgcaaactagtacaaccactttggaaagctatctggcgctttctcagaaaaatgggaatagggcttcctcaagacccagccatcccactccttggaatatacccagaaaatgccctaccacataacagggacatatgctcaaccatgttcatagctgctttatacataatagccagaacatggaaacagcctaagtgtccctcagtagaagaatggactaagaaactgtggtatatttacacgatggaatactactcagctattaaaaacgaggaattcccaaaatttgtggacaaatggattgatctagaaattatcataatgagtgagttcacccagaagcaaaaagagacaaacggtatatactcacttatatcaaaacactagtccaagggatacgtaccatgaaaatctttacttaccaagaaagtgggtcagaggagaggacatccgattgagactttaggcaagagtagcatggaagaaaggggaaatagtaggacccacaaggtcctggaaacctacaagaagaactttatgacaggcagatctggatcctggggtcctcctcaaactaaggcaccagccaaggagaatataggcagtaagcttcgaacccctaccaagacctagccgacgaacaggatattctccaccgttgagtggagagtgagatctgactctcacacgaactctggtgccccttttctgaccatgtcccctggatggggagacctggtggcactcagaggaaggatagcaagttaccaagaagagacttgatattctaagagcatatatagggagaggaggtctccctcagtcacagacataggggaggggagaaggagagaaatgagaggaagggaagaatgggaggaaacaggggaagggcgaacaatcgagatgtaatatgaataaattaataaaattaaaaaaaaacccaacaccatTTTAGTTTTATCCTCTATTCTATAATAAAGGAACTTCCTggtctgtctcaaaataataaaataatgtatatatgtgactAACCAAGAGCCGGTGAGGTAAGATGACTTAGCAGGtcaaatgcttgctgtgcaagcctacagacctgagtttgagctctaAAACCCACgtaaaggagggaagagagaaccagctccacaaaGCTGGCCACGTGTTCTGTGGCACGTGTGAGCCCtatcacttctctctctctccggcTCCTAGAGGCGTGGGCTAGGGAGATGCTCAATGGGTTAGGCACTTGCTTTTCAAGCGGGAGAACTAGAGTTCAGCTTCCAGAACCTATAGAAATGCCAGCGGGCTGGTGGTCCACCTAcaatgccagcctggcctagcGGTGCCCAGAGCAAGCTGGTTAGAAAGCTAGCCATATTGCGAGCTCTGGGTCTGACTCAAAGCCCGCCTCAACGGATAAGCAGAAAGAGTGAATGAAGATGGTTCCTGACATCAACTGGACCTCAGTCCTCCATGTTTGCCTgcacacatgccaacacacacaacTCCTACATGtacagagaaaatggaaaaacaaaacccaaaactttggccaggcactcgggagggagaggcaggtggatttctgtgagttcaaggccagcctggtctacagagcgagttccaggacagccaaggacacatagagaaaccgtgtctcaaaataaacaaacaaaaaactagccaaaacactgtttcttcagtaatttttttttttcaatctcagAGACGagatctcactacatagccctagcCAGCTTGGAACTCCATGTGTGGGGTAGGCTAGCCACAAACTTGCAGTGGTCCTTCTAAGTGATCCTGGCCTTAAGCTAGAATCATGggtgtgtggcaccacactcCACTCTTGTCaatcattttaaaagtctgtttagATACATTCTATTCACTTATTGATAATGTTTTATTacatagctcaggatggcctggaactctatgtgCAGTTTCCACTACCCCTGAACTCCCAagaatcttcttgcctcagcctctaaaGTGCTtgaattagaaacaaatactATGATGTTCagcttcattttcctttaaaaaaaaaaaaaatgaaaaaagaatgttttttaaaggctGGAAAAAAGAACCTAATGACCATTTATGTGACTAATATATACTGAACCTAGTATGTTTACAAAGGcaaaatcaggcaaataaaagccATTGACAAAATCAAGCAACATAAGACTTACAGTCACAACTCACTTGGCGATAATTTGAGAATTTGATGTCTATGTTTATTAAGTTTGGATCAATACTCACTGATTCCCGAAGGTATCCTTGCCCGGCTACATCATATAAACTGAGTCCTATTCTTGTCTGATGCAACCAAACTGccaataaacaagaaaattacaTGTAAACACTGAGATCTGTCCTTTAGCACATACATGAAAAACAATAAGGTGCGAGACTACAAGTGTAAGCCAATGCAGGAACTCCATAAAGCcattttcacacatacatataatctgTGACCCCTAAGCCatttaaaccaaaagaaaaaagccatgaAATGGCAGATTTCAACAATTCTGCCATGATTACAACTTCAGTAAAGCCGATGCCCTTGGGGCTATTGTTTTCCACACATTAAACTTGATTTTCCACCAAACAGAGAGAGCTAGCCCAACACTGTCTTCAGTGAAGCCTGTATCCTCCTGAGGTTAATTTCTGCAGCCAAATCTGTTCCCTGACAATGGCACACAGTAccattctgcagaccaggcaATACTTAGAAGAGTCACAACTCCAAAATGTTTTAATACAGGCTCCGTGAAACCAAGAGTGCAGCTGTGGATTTGAGACTGCCCTTCAGGTACATGTATTAGTGAAATGGAATTACTTCAAACCACTCGCTGTAACTCttgctctgctttttaaaaaggactacAGTGATTTACTGCTCAGGCACACAAGACAAATATATGCCACCAGGGCAGGCTGTGGATGGCTCAGTTCCAATCAGGGAGCAGTCCCTCAGTCCTGCGGTAACTGCCAATGGATGAACTTGGCTCTCTCTCAGAATCCGCTCCTCTCAAaatgcttgcttccttccttacACAGCAGAGAGCTCAGCAGGTCAGGGACCAGCCCTTTGGGCTTATGGAGTCTCAAGCACAAAATGGACTAGTGCTACGCCCTGTGAACCCCTCAGGAGCACACCTCTCTGCCCAGTGTGTAAATCCATTCCTTCACATCATGGTGAGACAACAACTCCGGCAAGGCAAGGACAACAGGACAGAGCTGACTGGAAAAGGCCCTTTGGGGAAGAGTACACCTGTGACCCAGAAAGAAGTGTTTCTGCTATCTCTACTTTGCCGCTGTCCTTAGGGTGCATGagacttttgtttaaaataatgaattcaattttaatacagaaaaatCACACCCTTGTACAATGTACAGGAGAACCATAATAGCATAGGGAAAAAGCCACGTGACATGGAAGAAGTAACAGAAAAGCACAGACCAACACCCACTTGATTCCCAGACAAAAgttcaaactcacacacacaccaagtcacCTTTTCGCATGACATAGTTAAAGAACTGCATGATGGAAATTCTCCCGTATGAATCTGTGTGAAGGAGTTTGGCAAAGACCTTTGCTGTAAAAAAttgcctaaaaaagaaaaataaagattaaaatggtCTACTAGCACAGCACAAAAATGATGTCTATAAGAATTAACAATATCaatttatacaattaaaaaatcaaagtaagaGATAATGGACTCCTAATAGTTCAAAATTTGAAATAGTAAGttgtaaatatttgcattttctttgcgTTCTTCAAAGAATGAAGACCTAGATCCATGGACGGGTAATTGGTCTTTAAAGGCGCCTGAAAACCACCAGCACTGTTGATGAGATCTGGCTCTACCTCTGTTCACCAGAGATCAATGTGAGCTAGCAAAGAGACATCACATCACTGGGGTGGTTGCAGCACCATGGTCTGAAAACACAGCATTTCTAGTCTAAAGACAATGGAAAAGACACTAAAATCATGACTATAATTCTACTTATGGGATCATGTCACACTGGTGTTTGAATATCTTGTAGCAAATATTCCTTGGATGTTACATATAGTGTAAACGATTTAATACACTGGCCATGATGTGGTGTATGCAGTATTTAAAAGATTATCTATACAACTATATTAAAGAGGGCAAgagagtggttaagagtactgactactcttccaaagggcctgggttcaattcccagcacccatatgtcagctcacaactgtctgtaactccaagatctgacaccttcacacagacatatatgcaggcaaaacaccaatgcacataaaataaaaaaaattatattttaaaaagctactatATTAAAGAGTTTATCTAAAAGGAATACCATGGTTTTAtaaacacataatataaaatactgtGTGTTTAAGTAGATGTGGGTTGATATAAAGaccatgtaaatatataaattatcatTAAGCACTAAACATCCAAAAACCCACTGTGGGATTTGTATACTATAAAGTTCCTGCTCTTGGGTAAACATCCCCAATCTGGCTCTGAAGACACCACCTCAGGTGGCCAGCTATCTGCCACAGACATCTACTCTGTCTTACTAATCGTAGCTCTGAACGGCTGagtttaattttatcatttgtgCTTACCTTTTTTGTGCCCTTAAAACTGCTTTATAGTAAGCAACTCTCATTTATATTTAAACTATATTCACTTTTAAATGACTGTAAATAGGAAAAAGTAAATCTCCACTAAGTTAAAAAGGAATGAAGACATAGAAGCACTAAATGGCATTattttgcttattctttttctttttttttgagataggacctTGCTATGCAGCACAGCACAAACTAGCCTTGagcttacaatcctcctgcctcagcctctagaagGTAGATGACAGGTGAATGCCAACACCTCCAACTTGgcatcatccccccccccccatccctctgtctcactatgtaactctgggctagcttggaacttgccatgtagagtAGGCTgccttcaaagtcacagagattctcctgcttctgcctactgagtgctgggattaaaggtgagagccaccatacccagtggtaatatttttcttaacaacttcatagcactgttttgttttgtttttcttgctgttttattacattttatgaaGTTGaatgcctcagtctccagagtactgggattaaggttataccaccatgcccaactttgtatcttcttttctctgaggcaggatctcactacagagcctaggctggccttgaacttgtgattctcctcctgcatctgcctcttatGTGCTGAGCCATTATACCCAGTTTTGCATTATTTCTCCCAATACATCCATACCAACActtatgtatgtgtggtatacgtacatgtttctttctgtggctgtgtgcatatgtgcatgtgggcacATAGAGAAGCCAGGGGGTGATGGGAGCTGTCTCCCTCCATGATCTCCacactgttttttgagacagcttctctaactgagcctggagctcatcagttTGACTagctggctggccaatgaatTCCCATCCCTAGTCTACCAACACTGGGGGGTTACACACAAAGTCTACTAGTAGCACCCAGCTTTTATATAATTACTGGGAATCCAACTGACTCAGATATCTACCCAGCCTCCAATTTTTTTCTTGACTTCAAATAACTTTATTAGAGTGCAATCACTTAAAGTAGTAAGTCAAGTGTCACTTAAAGTCACTTAAAGTAGTAAGTCACAACACTGATTGATATTTGAGGCATTAAAAATGTCTAAAACaccaggcacagtagcacatgcttataatcccagtactcgggaggcagaggcaggtggattgctgtgaatttgaggccagcctgatctacaaaatgagtccaggacagccaaggctacacagagaaaccctgtctcaaaaaaaaaaaaaaaaaaaaaaaaaaaaaaaaaaaaaaggaaagaaaaagaaaaaagtctaatATAACACGTTCCTCGTTACATCACATTACTCTTACTTGCACTTTGGTCCAGCCTTTTCACCAACCTTCAAAAAATTTTCATAATTGATCATTGCTTCCTCTCCAATCATAGGTGGTATCTGGTGTTTATCCAGCAAAAACCATAAGTTCTTAAGAGAATCAGGGAAATGAAGATGTTAAAATTTAACAAATGATTTAAGAATGTTAATGCATCATTTGTCTAATAAGGTTAAGATGAATTTATGCCCCAGTATTTTGGTTACTACCAATAAAAATAACTGACACTTAATATGCCGACTAaagttttaagttttcaaaatacaTTGCTTCTTTAATCCATGTTACTATGTAATGCAGGCAGCTATCTTACTTTACATGTGAGAATTAAAGCATAAAGACATCAGATCCACTGCCGGAAGTGGGCGAGGATCTGAAGCTCTGCAGAGCACCACACTGTATGTTTCCCAAACCATGACCACTCATTAGGATTATGTGGGaacagaaaaagcaaagccaTAAGTGCACTGTCGTCAGCATCAGGCACGCAGGCTCAGCAGCGACACTGGTGCACACCGCACACCTGCTTCAGAAACCTGTGCAGAGCCGCTCTGCAGCAGCGATTCAAAAAGACACGATACACCCTGCGCGACTTACATCCACCCCACTCGTACCTGCAATTCTTCGTTATCTAAgagctctctgctcttcctctgtAGAAAGACAGCTCTAGACTCTTCTCTTAACTTCTGGAGTAAGACTTCATCTTCAGCTGGCAACTACAAACACATTGGAAAAGTCACGTGACATGGATATGAAACTAACTGGACTAGCTTAACAGTCTGGGCAAAGCAAGCATGCCTGCTGAGCCTAGACCACCTAATAGTATACTTCCTACTATGTCTATAATAAAAAGTAGACGAGTCTATAGCTCAAAAAAGGGAGAGTAACCATTTTTCTGTCTTGCATCAATTTATATAAAGTCTCAATATTTTAGtagattcaaaatatttttatcattgtgAAAAAAAACAACTGTAATGAAATATACAAACTGCGCAATGTAATACTCTAATTTTAAGACATATGCTTTGGATCCCACTTCTGATGTTACGTTTTATTTACAGATCAAAAACATCTACTCAGAAAACACTTACCCTGTAATAAAACCGGGGAATGGTCTTATAgaattcatttgtgttttttctaCCTCCTTTCCATTCTGAGTAGTATTTGGTAAATAAatccatttcttcatcttttaattcttgttcactcttttttcctagtaaaaacaaaaaagtcaaagtGAGAAAAtcataaatatcaaatattattCCTATTCAGGATAGCCTATATATTAGAATCTAGTTAAAATATTTgcagtgcaaggccagcctggtctacaaattgagtccaggatagccaaagacacacaaaaaaagcctgtctcaaaaacaaaacaaccaaaaacaaaacaaaccaccaccaacaaaa
This window of the Acomys russatus chromosome 1, mAcoRus1.1, whole genome shotgun sequence genome carries:
- the Ppp2r3c gene encoding serine/threonine-protein phosphatase 2A regulatory subunit B'' subunit gamma isoform X1, which encodes MDWKDVLRRRLASPNTDPKRKKSEQELKDEEMDLFTKYYSEWKGGRKNTNEFYKTIPRFYYRLPAEDEVLLQKLREESRAVFLQRKSRELLDNEELQNLWFLLDKHQIPPMIGEEAMINYENFLKVGEKAGPKCKQFFTAKVFAKLLHTDSYGRISIMQFFNYVMRKVWLHQTRIGLSLYDVAGQGYLRESDLENYILELIPTLPQLDGLEKSFYSFYVCTAVRKFFFFLDPLRTGKIKIQDILACSFLDDLLELRDEELSKESQETNWFSAPSALRVYGQYLNLDKDHNGMLSKEELSRYGTATMTSVFLDRVFQECLTYDGEMDYKTYLDFVLALENRKEPAALQYIFKLLDIENKGYLNVFSLNYFFRAIQELMKIHGQDPVSFQDVKDEIFDMVKPKDPLKISLQDLINSNQGDTVTTILIDLNGFWTYENREALVANDSENSADVDDP
- the Ppp2r3c gene encoding serine/threonine-protein phosphatase 2A regulatory subunit B'' subunit gamma isoform X2, giving the protein MDWKDVLRRRLASPNTDPKRKKSEQELKDEEMDLFTKYYSEWKGGRKNTNEFYKTIPRFYYRLPAEDEVLLQKLREESRAVFLQRKSRELLDNEELQNLWFLLDKHQIPPMIGEEAMINYENFLKVGEKAGPKCKQFFTAKVFAKLLHTDSYGRISIMQFFNYVMRKVWLHQTRIGLSLYDVAGQGYLRESDLENYILELIPTLPQLDGLEKSFYSFYVCTAVRKFFFFLDPLRTGQYLNLDKDHNGMLSKEELSRYGTATMTSVFLDRVFQECLTYDGEMDYKTYLDFVLALENRKEPAALQYIFKLLDIENKGYLNVFSLNYFFRAIQELMKIHGQDPVSFQDVKDEIFDMVKPKDPLKISLQDLINSNQGDTVTTILIDLNGFWTYENREALVANDSENSADVDDP